Proteins encoded within one genomic window of Mesorhizobium sp. AR10:
- a CDS encoding GNAT family N-acetyltransferase, whose translation MTSPTSDVLIRPGRIEDVETIHAAILRLGTHIGAPEEIISTADDLRTYGFGAKPAFATLIAEVGGEFAGLCLHFPIFSTWMGRPGVYVQDLYIEDRFRGRRIGERLLRRVARECRKDGGVYLRLSVDTDNETAKAFYERLGIAWSSYEQTQKIVGDAFFAFADAPEDGEPR comes from the coding sequence TCGAGGACGTCGAAACGATCCATGCCGCAATCCTGCGACTCGGCACGCATATCGGCGCGCCTGAGGAAATCATCTCGACAGCCGATGACCTCCGCACCTACGGCTTTGGCGCAAAACCCGCCTTCGCGACCCTGATCGCTGAGGTCGGCGGCGAGTTTGCTGGTCTGTGCCTGCATTTCCCGATCTTCTCGACATGGATGGGGCGGCCCGGCGTCTATGTGCAGGACCTCTATATCGAGGACCGGTTTCGCGGCCGCAGGATCGGCGAGCGACTTCTGCGCCGTGTCGCGCGAGAGTGCCGGAAGGACGGCGGTGTCTATCTCAGGCTGTCCGTTGACACCGACAATGAAACCGCCAAGGCCTTTTATGAAAGGCTGGGCATTGCCTGGTCGAGCTACGAGCAAACACAGAAGATCGTCGGCGACGCCTTCTTCGCCTTTGCCGATGCGCCCGAGGATGGGGAGCCGAGATGA
- a CDS encoding histone deacetylase family protein: protein MKAFYAEEQKRHDPKAFLSSGAPQPNPEKPERVERLLAGAKAAGCTIERSRDHGLGPVAAVHTPEYLDFLAHIFVRWQRIEGASAEVIPNIHPIARGGSYPASAVGQAGYHMADTACPISGETWASALWSAWSAVEAAEAVMSGASAAYALCRPPGHHAFADVAGGFCFINNSAVAAQTLRKNAARVAILDVDLHHGNGTQGIFYARPDVLTVSLHADPVRFYPFFWGHADERGEGPGLGYNLNLPLPRKSGDAAFLEALAVAFQRIRAFAPDTLVVALGLDAFEGDPFGGLSMTTPGFSLIGEAIAGLGLPTVIVQEGGYLCDELGDNLTAFLTGFGGKKR from the coding sequence ATGAAAGCCTTTTATGCCGAGGAACAGAAGCGCCACGATCCCAAGGCTTTTCTCTCGAGCGGCGCGCCGCAGCCCAATCCGGAGAAGCCGGAGCGGGTGGAGCGCCTGTTGGCCGGGGCGAAGGCCGCCGGCTGCACGATCGAGCGCTCAAGGGATCACGGGCTCGGCCCGGTTGCGGCCGTGCATACGCCGGAATATCTCGATTTCCTCGCACATATCTTCGTACGCTGGCAGCGCATTGAAGGCGCTTCGGCGGAAGTGATTCCGAACATCCACCCGATCGCGCGCGGGGGCTCCTATCCGGCCTCGGCGGTCGGTCAGGCCGGCTACCACATGGCCGACACAGCTTGCCCGATCTCCGGCGAGACTTGGGCTAGCGCGCTGTGGAGCGCCTGGAGCGCGGTCGAGGCCGCGGAAGCGGTGATGTCGGGCGCATCGGCCGCCTATGCGCTCTGCCGCCCGCCGGGCCATCATGCGTTTGCCGATGTCGCCGGCGGCTTCTGCTTCATCAACAATTCGGCAGTCGCCGCGCAGACCTTGCGCAAGAACGCTGCGCGGGTCGCGATCCTCGATGTCGACCTGCATCACGGCAACGGCACGCAAGGCATATTCTATGCGCGGCCGGACGTGCTGACCGTCTCGCTGCATGCCGATCCGGTGCGCTTCTATCCCTTCTTCTGGGGCCATGCCGACGAGCGCGGCGAAGGACCCGGTCTCGGTTACAATCTCAACCTGCCACTGCCACGCAAGTCCGGCGACGCTGCGTTTCTCGAAGCCCTGGCTGTCGCCTTCCAACGCATCCGCGCATTTGCGCCGGACACGCTTGTGGTGGCGCTTGGCCTCGACGCCTTCGAGGGCGATCCGTTCGGCGGGCTTTCGATGACGACGCCGGGCTTCTCGCTTATCGGCGAGGCCATTGCCGGGCTGGGCCTGCCGACGGTGATCGTCCAGGAGGGCGGCTATCTCTGCGACGAACTCGGTGACAATCTCACGGCCTTCCTGACTGGGTTCGGCGGCAAGAAGAGATGA
- a CDS encoding cysteine desulfurase-like protein, producing the protein MNFPIEAVRERFPALSLTDKGRRRIYLDNPAGTQVPQAVADAVSRCLLTTNANLGGFFETTVAAQQVVDDAHAAMADFLGAASQQEIVIGANMTTLTYHMSRTLGRTMKPGDEIILTRMDHEGNVSPWLQLAEDLGLVVRWLPFDEHSWQVEEAALAALLSEKTRLVALNYASNLTGSINRVKALTSLARQAGALVYVDAVQFAPHGLIDVRDLGCDFLICSAYKFFGPHMGILWGRLDVIDALKPYKCRCSSDALPERFELGTPQVELMAGLSAAVDYFAELGAAAGENGSRRRQIARAFEASIAYENPLAQRLIDGLSDISGLTIHGITDPKRVAERVPTVSFTVEGMVPETIVRQMNAENIFLWSGHNYAWEIVHQLGIPAEHGVVRIGIAHYNTAAEIDETLESVHRVIAMLRQQRS; encoded by the coding sequence ATGAATTTTCCGATCGAGGCTGTCCGAGAAAGATTTCCGGCGCTGTCGCTGACCGACAAAGGCCGCCGCCGGATCTATCTCGACAACCCTGCCGGCACGCAGGTGCCGCAGGCGGTCGCCGATGCGGTGTCGCGCTGCCTGCTGACCACCAACGCCAATCTCGGCGGCTTCTTCGAAACCACGGTGGCGGCGCAACAGGTCGTCGACGACGCGCATGCGGCGATGGCCGATTTCCTGGGTGCTGCGTCTCAGCAGGAAATCGTCATCGGCGCCAACATGACGACACTGACCTACCACATGTCGCGCACGCTCGGCCGCACGATGAAGCCCGGCGACGAGATCATCCTCACCCGCATGGACCATGAGGGCAACGTGTCGCCTTGGCTGCAACTGGCCGAGGACCTTGGCCTCGTCGTGCGCTGGCTGCCGTTCGATGAGCACAGCTGGCAAGTCGAGGAGGCAGCACTGGCCGCACTGCTCTCGGAGAAGACGCGGCTCGTCGCCCTGAATTATGCCTCGAACTTGACCGGTTCCATCAATCGCGTGAAGGCGCTGACCAGCCTCGCCAGGCAGGCCGGTGCGCTGGTCTATGTCGACGCCGTGCAATTCGCGCCGCATGGCCTGATCGACGTCAGGGATCTCGGCTGCGATTTCCTGATCTGCTCGGCCTACAAATTCTTCGGCCCGCATATGGGCATATTGTGGGGCAGGCTGGATGTCATCGACGCGCTGAAGCCTTACAAATGCCGCTGTTCGTCCGACGCTTTGCCTGAGCGGTTCGAACTCGGCACGCCGCAGGTCGAGCTGATGGCCGGCCTGTCGGCCGCGGTCGATTATTTTGCAGAACTGGGTGCTGCGGCAGGCGAGAATGGTTCGCGGCGGCGGCAGATCGCTAGGGCGTTCGAAGCGTCCATCGCCTACGAAAACCCGCTGGCGCAAAGACTGATCGACGGGCTGTCGGACATTTCAGGCCTTACGATCCACGGCATCACAGACCCGAAGCGGGTCGCCGAACGCGTGCCGACGGTTTCCTTCACAGTGGAGGGCATGGTGCCGGAAACGATCGTGCGGCAGATGAATGCCGAAAACATCTTCCTTTGGTCCGGCCACAACTACGCCTGGGAGATCGTCCACCAGCTCGGCATTCCAGCCGAGCACGGCGTCGTGCGCATCGGTATCGCCCACTACAACACAGCAGCCGAGATCGACGAAACGCTGGAAAGCGTGCACCGGGTCATCGCCATGCTCAGGCAGCAGCGATCCTGA
- a CDS encoding aldo/keto reductase: MHKRRLGRTDLLVTQICLGSMTWGQQNTEAEGHAQMDLAFARGVNFIDTAELYPIPPKAETQGRTEKIIGSWMKAKGNRDQVILASKVVGRTSNTWFRGDRPSKLVRADIFDAIEKSLTKLGTDYLDLYQIHWPERDIPWGANPNRVGAVAPRADSVGAPAGETPIAETLAVFDELVKAGKIRHFGLSNENSWGVMRFIAEADKGVGPRVASVQNAYNLVNRTFEVNLAEVCDREQVSLLAYSPLAQGYLSGKYDHGARPQGSRSQLFNRGQRYETPNAAEAQLEYNELARTFGMEPALFANAYVSSRPFVTSNIIGATTLWQLEMALSSVDVVWTNEMQTAVDAIHQRVGNPCP; the protein is encoded by the coding sequence ATGCACAAACGCCGTCTCGGTCGGACCGATCTTCTTGTTACTCAGATCTGCCTGGGCTCGATGACCTGGGGCCAGCAGAACACCGAGGCGGAAGGCCATGCCCAGATGGACCTGGCCTTTGCACGCGGCGTCAATTTCATCGACACCGCCGAGCTCTATCCGATCCCGCCCAAGGCGGAGACACAAGGGCGCACCGAAAAGATCATCGGCAGCTGGATGAAGGCGAAGGGCAACCGCGACCAGGTCATCCTTGCCTCGAAAGTGGTTGGCCGCACCTCCAACACCTGGTTTCGCGGCGACCGTCCATCGAAGCTGGTGCGCGCCGACATCTTCGACGCCATCGAAAAATCGCTGACCAAGCTCGGCACCGATTATCTCGATCTCTATCAGATCCATTGGCCGGAACGTGACATACCGTGGGGTGCCAACCCGAACCGTGTCGGCGCCGTAGCGCCGCGCGCCGATTCCGTCGGCGCTCCGGCCGGCGAAACGCCGATTGCCGAAACACTTGCCGTCTTCGACGAGTTGGTGAAGGCCGGCAAGATCCGCCATTTCGGCCTGTCGAACGAAAATTCCTGGGGCGTCATGCGGTTCATCGCTGAAGCCGACAAGGGTGTCGGTCCGCGCGTCGCCTCGGTCCAGAACGCCTACAATCTCGTCAACCGCACCTTCGAGGTGAACCTGGCCGAAGTCTGCGATCGCGAGCAGGTGTCGCTGCTTGCCTATTCGCCGTTGGCGCAGGGCTATTTGAGCGGAAAGTACGACCATGGCGCGCGACCGCAGGGCTCGCGCTCGCAACTGTTCAACCGCGGCCAGCGCTACGAGACGCCGAATGCGGCAGAGGCGCAGCTCGAGTACAATGAGCTGGCGCGCACCTTCGGCATGGAGCCGGCTTTGTTCGCCAATGCCTATGTGTCGAGCCGGCCTTTCGTCACCTCGAACATCATTGGCGCCACGACCCTCTGGCAACTCGAAATGGCACTGTCTTCGGTCGATGTGGTCTGGACCAACGAGATGCAGACGGCGGTGGATGCGATCCATCAGCGCGTCGGCAATCCTTGTCCTTGA
- a CDS encoding DUF1993 family protein, translating into MTISMYEASVPVFSARLKALSNVLSAAEQNALDRKIDPQVFLTSRLAPDMYALTRQVQIATDHAKGAPSRLAGREVPKYEDNEASFADLQARITKTLDLLATFSAAEFDGSDDKMIELKFGQREVSLAGMQYLLHVAMPNFYFHVTTAYDILRHNGVPLSKAMFVGSR; encoded by the coding sequence GTGACGATATCGATGTATGAAGCGTCCGTGCCGGTGTTTTCGGCCAGGTTGAAGGCGCTGTCCAATGTGCTGTCGGCAGCCGAACAGAATGCGCTCGACCGCAAGATTGACCCGCAGGTGTTTCTGACCTCAAGGCTGGCGCCCGACATGTATGCGCTGACCAGGCAGGTGCAGATCGCCACCGACCATGCCAAGGGCGCACCGTCGCGGCTTGCCGGTCGCGAGGTGCCGAAATACGAAGACAACGAGGCGAGCTTTGCCGATCTCCAGGCGCGCATCACCAAGACGCTCGACCTTTTGGCGACGTTCTCGGCGGCCGAATTCGATGGCTCTGATGACAAGATGATCGAGCTGAAGTTTGGCCAGCGCGAAGTCTCGCTGGCCGGCATGCAATATCTGCTGCATGTGGCCATGCCGAACTTCTATTTCCACGTCACCACTGCCTACGACATCCTGCGCCACAATGGCGTGCCGCTGAGCAAGGCGATGTTTGTGGGATCTCGTTGA